DNA from Pseudomonas mendocina:
GGCCGCTCAGTTTCCACCCACCCACCAGGTCAAACCTATGTCCCTGTTTTCCCTGTTCGGCGCCCTCGAGATCGGCCTGATCTTCAGTCTGGTGGCGCTTGGCGTATTCATTTCCTTCCGTTTGCTGCGCTTTCCCGACCTTACCGTGGACGGCAGTTTTCCTCTGGGCGGCGCGGTCTGCGCCGTACTCATCGCCAATGGCACCGACCCGTTCCTGGCCACGCTGATCGCCACCGCCGCCGGCGCGCTGGCAGGCGTGGTCACTGCGGTGCTCAACGTGCACCTGAAGATCATGGATCTGCTGGCCAGCATCCTGATGATGATCGCCCTGTATTCGATCAACCTGCGCATCATGGGTCGGCCGAACATCCCGCTGATCATGGAGCCAACCATCTTCACCGTGCTGCAACCTGAGTGGCTGATCGACTACATCGCCCGTCCGCTGATCCTGCTGGTAGTGGTGATCGGCGCCAAGCTGGCACTGGATAGCTACTTCGCCACGCAGCAAGGCCTGGCCATCCGCGCCACCGGTTCCAACCCGCGCATGGCGCGCTCGCAAGGCGTCAACACCGGCGCCATGGTCATCCTCGGCATGGCCATCTCCAACGCCCTGGTGGCGCTGGCCGGCTCGCTGTTTGCGCAGACTCAAGGCGGCGCGGACATCTCCATGGGTATCGGCACCATCGTCATCGGCCTGGCCGCCGTGATCGTCGGCGAAAGCATCCTGCCGGCACGCCGCCTGTTCTACCTCACCCTGGCGGTGATCCTCGGCGCCATCGTCTATCGCTTCTTCATTGCCCTGGCGCTGAACAGCGACTTCATTGGTCTGCAGGCGCAGGATCTGAACCTGGTCACCGCCGTGCTGGTAGTCATCGCTCTGGTCATCCCGTTGGCGAAGAAACGCCTGGCTCGCAGGAGGCACATCTGATGCTCAGTGCACAGAACCTCAAGATCACCTTCAACCCCGGCACGCCGATTGAAACCCGCGCACTGCAGGGCCTGTCGCTGGACATCCCGAGCGGCCAGTTCGTCACCGTGATCGGCACCAACGGCGCTGGCAAGTCCACCTTCCTCAACGCCGTTTCCGGCGATCTGCCGGTGGACAGCGGCACGATCATGATCGACGAGCAGGACGTCACCCGCCTGCCAGTCTGGAGCCGCGCCCAGCGTGTCGCCCGCGTGTTCCAGGACCCAATGGCAGGCACCTGCGAAGACCTCACCATCGAAGAGAACATGGCCCTGGCACAGCAACGCGGCCAGCGTCGCGGCCTCGGCCGAGCGGTGCGTGCCTCCATGCGCGAGGGCTTCCGCGAAAGCCTGGCGACCCTCGGCCTGGGCCTGGAAAACCGCCTGAGCGACCGCATCGGCCTGCTTTCCGGCGGCCAGCGCCAGGCGGTCAGCCTGCTGATGGCAGCGCTGCAACCGTCGCGCATCCTGCTGCTGGACGAACACACCGCGGCGCTCGACCCGCGCACCGCCGATTTCGTCCTGCAACTGACCGCACGCATCGTTGCCGAGAAGCAACTGACCACCATGATGGTCACCCACAGCATGCGCCAGGCGCTGGATGTTGGTGACCGTACGGTAATGCTGCACCAGGGCCAGGTGGTGCTGGACGTATCCGGCGAGCAGCGCAAGGGCCTGGATGTGCCGGATCTGCTGCAGATGTTCGAGAAGGTGCGTGGCGAGAAGCTGGCCGACGACGCCCTGCTGCTGAGCTAACCCCTTGTAGGGTGCGCCGCGCGCACCGAAACGTGCACAGCACTTTCACGGTGCGCACGGCGCACCCTACGCATGACGGTCCTGGCCCTCAATGCCCATTGCGTTAGGCGCCGGGAAGCGACTGCAAAAGCCTTCCGAACAATCGCCTCTTCACCTCGGATGCATAGGCTGGCAGGATTACCCCCTGCCAGCCGCCCGCAGGCGGTGTAACCGGAGCCACCAGCGCTCACTGCGCCCATGACCCTGCACCTGAGTTTCACCTCTACCCTGCCCGCCGAGCCGGAATGCGTCTGGCGCTGGATCACTGACGTGCGCAGCCTGCGTGCCGAGATGCATCCCTGGCTGTGGATGAGCCTGCCCAAGGGCATACGCAACATCGAGGATCTGTCTTTCGAACCGGGCAAGCCGCTGTTCACCAGTTGGCTGTGGCTGTTCGGCATCCTGCCCATTGGCACCTCGCACCTGACCCTGCAATCGCTGACGCCCGGCACCGGCTTCGTCGAGCAATCCCCCATGACCGGCATGCGCCGCTGGCGCCACGCCCGGCGTATCGAAGTCGTCGATGGCGGCACTCGGGTGGTCGACGACCTGACCATCGATCCGATCCTGCCGGCCGTGCTGGTAGAGCCCTTTCTGCAACTCTTCTTCGGCAGCCGCCATCGCACCCTGCGTCGCCGCGCGGCACGCCAGGCTCACTGAACGCTCAGTTGAGCTGCCCCATGAACGCCACCAGCGCGGTACGGCTGTCGATGTTGAGCTTCTCGAAGATACGCACCACATAGGTCTTGGCCGTCGCCAGGGTGATGTTCATCGCCTCGGCGATCTCGCGATTGGAGGCTCCAGCCCCGATCAACGCGGCGACCTGCCTTTCACGCACGCTCAGGCCGCAGGCATCCAGACGCTGCTCCAGTTGCAGCTGACGAACATGTGGATGGGCGCTGAAGCTGGCCTGCAGCAGACGCTGCAATGCCACCAGGCCTGTCGTATCGACCTTGATCGGGGGGTCGCCCAGCGTTCGCAGAAAACCGATGCCGCCAAAAGCCGCATGTTCACCCCAGAACATCAGGTCGACGGTATCGAGCACGCCATAGGTATCGAGATAGCCCTGATAGTGACGCATCTCGGCGCGGTTCTGCGATTCGCGAGCAATGCTCAGTACGCCAACGCTGTCGTGTCGCGCCAGCATGCGGCTGACGCACATCGGGTCGAACGGCTGCATGCCACGACGGTACTGTTCGAGAAATCCGGGAGGCACATCCAGCGTCTCGAGCACCTGCATCTCCTGGCGCCGGCGATCCACCCAATAGAACAGGGCGCCACTGACGCCAAGAAAATCGCGACTGAAGTGCATGGCCTCCCTGACCAGTAGATCACCCTTGGCCGTTTGCATCGTACTCATGACAGGCACTCTCGGGATTGTTGAACACAGGCGTGGATGCCATGCCTCTGCAAGCAATCGACATGCCGCGTCCGAAAGGTGCTCCAGAAGCCTGTGAAGCAGCCTGCAAGCACCACAACAGAGCTTCGCCACGGCAATTGCACCAAGAGCGTGAAAAACACCGAAATCGCGAAATTTTGTCCATCTTCGGATGGATTGTTGCGTTTTCACGGGCTGCCTACTCTCGCCTCGACCTGTTAGCCACGACCGTCGAGGTAACCCTGATGACACTCAACCGCCTGCCCACTACCGCCACCGCCGAGCAGATCAGCCAGTCACTGCGCGAGCACGGCTACGTGATCGTCGACGAGCTGGCCAGCGCCGAGCAGATGGATCGCATTGCCGCCGAAATGGCGCCCTATATCCAGGACACTGCTTACGGCAAGGACAACTTCATCGGCCATCAGACCAAGCGCACCGGCTCGCTCATCGCTCGTTCACCGGCGGCCCGCGAGCTGGTCATGCACCCTTCCGTGCTGGGCGCCACCGAACTGTTCCTGGCACATGCCTCGACCTTCCAGCTGCACCTGACGCAGATCATCAGCGTCTTCCCCGGATCGCCCGCGCAAATGCTGCACCAGGACGAACTGGCCTGGGACTTCTTCCCCTTCCCTGACGACTATCAGGTGCAATGCAACCTGCTCTGGGCCATGACCGACTACACCGAGGAAAACGGTGCCACTCGCATCGTCCCCGGCAGCCAGTTCGTCGGACGCAAGCAGAAATACACTGAGGAGCAGAGCATTGCGGCCGTGATGAAACGCGGCTCGGCCCTGTTCTACACCGGCAAGATCTATCACGGCGCTGGCAGCAACCGCTCCGACGCCATCCGCCAGGCCATCAACATCACCTATGCCGTGGGCTGGGTACGTCAGGAGGAAAACCAGTACCTGTCCTGTCCGCGCGAAATCGCCCAGACCCTGCCCGATGACCTGCTCAAGGTCATGGGCTACCAGTACGGCTGCTTCGCCCTTGGCTACACCCGCGACTTCGAGGATCCGCTGACCGCCCTGCGTGACGACGTCGCTCCCGTGGCCATGAGCATCGAACTGGTCGATGCGCAGCGCGCGGACAACGGCGGCAGCTTCCGCCATAACCTGCAAAGCGAAAGCGCCTGAGGAGAGCACGCCATGATCACGCGTAACACACCCGAGATCGGCTACCTGGGCCAGGACGTCTTCGAGGCCTTTGCCTTCCACCAGTCGGTACGGGCCGGCGATACGCTCTACCTGTCCGGCATCGCCCCCCTGCGTGGCAACCTAGAAAGCCTGGAACTGGTAGGTGAAGGCGACATCGGCGCGCAACTGGACTTCGTGCTGGACATTCTCGACCGCTGCCTGCAGGCAGAAGGCCTGGAACGCCGCCATCTGGTGACCTGGACGTTCTACACCACCGATATCCAGGCGCTCTCGGCGGTCATCCCCGCCCGTCTCGGGCCCTGGGTCGGTGCGCATCGCCCCAGCAGCACGACCCTGGAAATTCAGGGAATGATCCACCCCGCCCAACAGCTCGAGGTCACCGCAATCGCCATGGCCACGCCTTGAGCCGTGACCCCTTGCGTGCCGCGCCACTGGCGCGAACCTCTCCCGCCCACGCGCGCCCTGCCGCGGGGACAACAGAACAGACAACGGGACTAGCAAGCATGAATGACTCGACCGTTGCGCAGAGCGCAGCGAAACCCCATGCCCTCAGTGGCAACCTGGGCATCGTGCCCATCGTCATGATGGTCGTTGCCACCGCCGCCCCACTGACCGTGATGGTGGCCAACACACCGCTGATGATCGGCCTGGGAAACGGTGCCGCCGCACCTTTCGACGCCCTCGCCGCGATGCTGATCATGTTCATGTTCGCCGTCGGCTTCGTCGCCCTGTCACGCCATATCGGCAATGCCGGGGCCTTCTATGCCTGCATCCAGAAAGGCCTGGGCCGCGTGGTCGGCCTCGGTGCGGCGACCCTGGCGATGATTTCCTACTCGCTGTTCATGCTCGCCATCGGCACCTACGTCGGCTACGCCTCGAGCGAACTGCTCGACAGCCTGTTCGGCATTGCGCCTCCCTGGTGGCAACTGACCCTGGCTGCGATCGTCGTGATCGGTGTACTGGGCTATCGGCGTATCGAAATGAGCTCGAAGTTTCTCGGTGTCGCCCTGATCCTGGAAATCGCCGTGGTACTGGTGATCGACCTACTGGTCGTGGCCGACAAGGGCATAGCCGGCCTACCGCTGGAGTCCTTCCAGCCCGAACACATTCTCTCCGGCTCGCCGGGGCTGGGGATTCTGTTCGCGATCTATTCGTTCATCGGTTTCGAATCCACGGTGATCTACCGCGAGGAGGCACGAAACCCGGAGCGCACCATTCCCATCGCCACCTACACCGCCGTGTTCAGTGTCGGCATCTTCTATGTTCTGTCGATGTGGTGCGCAGTCGCCGGTATCGGTGTCGAACAGATCGTCGCCTTCGCCAACGAACACCCCGGCGACATGTACCTGCTCCTGGCCGAACAGCACCTCGGCAAAGCCTTCAGCGATGTAATCCAGGTGCTGCTGATCACCAGCCTGTTCGCCTGCATGCTGTCGCTGCACAACATCGTCGTTCGCTACCAGTACATTCTTGGCAAGTACTCGGTACTTCCGGCGCGCTGCTCACGCATCCACGAACAACACGGCTCGCCCTACATCGCCTCGCTGCTGCAGAGCGCCTTTGCCTTGGTCGGCATCCTGCTGCTGACCCTGGCCGGCCTCGATCCGGTCACGCAGATCTACGCCTGGGGCGCCACCGCCGGTACCATCGGTTACATGGTGATTCTCGCCCTGACCAGCCTGGCCGTTCTGGTCTACTTCAAGCGCAGTGGCAGCGATACCCGCCTGTGGCATACACGCATCGCCCCGCTGGGCGGCCTGATCGGCATCCTCGCCTGTCTGGCCATTGCTATCGCCAACCTGCCCATGCTGATCGGTGGCGACGATGCCGACGATATCGCCAAGCTCATGGGCCTGGGTGTCGCCTGCGCTTTTGCACTTGGCAGCATCTCGGCCCTGCTTCTGAAGGGGCGCGCCCCTGAGCGCTACCTGGCGCTACGCGAACTGGCCTGAGAACCTGACGGGCTTGTCATCCGACAAGCCCGGCTCATGGCACAACCGGTTTGCAGACGGTATTCTCCGGATTCTTCTGCACAGCCGGATACCGCCCAAATGGATGTGAGCAAGACCAAGACCAGCTTCTACCGCCGTCTCTACGTTGCCTGGCTGATCGACAGCGGCCAGGCCACCAACGTACCGGCACTGATGGAGGCGACCGGTATGCCGCGGCGTACCGCTCAGGACACGCTCACAGCGCTGGCCGATCTGGACATCGATTGCCCGTTCCAGCAGGCCGATGGCGAGCGCAACAATGCTGGGCACTACCTGATTCGCGACTGGGGCCCGATCGACAGGCAGTGGATTGCCGCCAACCTGCAGCAGATCAAGACGACGCTCGGCTATCCCTGAGATCCTTGGCCCGGTCTTTCAAGGAGCCCGCATGAACCCCGATCTGCTCTGGACGCTGGCGCTACTCGCCGGCGCCGTCACCCTCTTCATCATCGGCAAACCACGCATGGATGTGGTGGCCCTGCTGGTGCTGGTCGCCCTGCCGTTGAGTGGCGTGCTTACCGTGCAGCAGTCGCTGTCCGGTTTCAGCGACCCCAACGTGATACTGATCGCGGCGTTGTTCGTCATCGGCACCGCGCTGGTACGCACCGGCATCGCCTACCGACTCGGCGACTGGTTGGTGAAGAAGGCTGGCAGCAGCGAAACCCGGCTGCTGATCCTGCTGATGCTGGCTGCCGCCGGCCTCGGCTCGGTGATGAGTTCCACCGGCGTCGTGGCGATCTTCATTCCCGTGGTGCTCGGCGTCGCTGCGCGCCTGCGCATTTCTCCCGCACGGCTGATGATGCCGCTGGCCTTCGCCGGGTTGATCAGCGGCATGCTCACCCTGGTAGCCACCGCGCCCAACCTGGTGATTCATGCCGAGTTGCGTCGCGCCGGCCTGGAGGGCTTCGGCTTCTTCAGCATGACGCCGGTCGGGCTGGCGATCCTCGTGCTGGGTATCGGCTACATGCTGCTCACCCGCCGCTGGCTGCAGCATGGCGATGCGCAGGGCAATGCCGCCGCGCCGCGCCTGACCCTCACCGATCTGGCCCAGGCCTACAACCTCGAAGAACGCGAGCGGCGCCTGCGCCTGCAAAGTGGTTCGCCATTGGCCAACCAGCCGCTGAACGAGCTGGAGCTGCGCCGTCAGTACGGTATCAACGTGATCGCCGTGGAGCGCCAGGGCAAGTTCCGCACCCTGCTACTGATGGCCACCGGCAATACCCAACTGCAGCCCGGCGACGTGCTGCTGGTGGATCTGATCAGCCCGTCCATCGCCCTGCTGGGCATCTACCAGACCCTGGGTCTGGAGCCCATGCCGCTGCCGCATTCCTATTACAGCGTGCACGCCCATGAGCTGGGCCTTGCCGAAGTAGCGATGCCGCCGGAGTCGCAACTGATCGGCAAGACCATTCAGGAACTGGGCTTTCGCAGCCAGCACAAGCTCAACGTGGTTGGCCTGCGTCGCCACGGCCAGGCGCTGGAAGGCGTGCTGGTGGACGAACGCCTGAAAGCCTCCGATACCCTGTTGGTGGCCGGTGAGTGGAAAGCCATTCGCCGCTTGCAGGGGCTGAGCCGCGATTTCCTGGTGCTCAGCCTGCCAGCCGAAGTGGATGAAGTGGCACCGGCCGCGCGCAAGGCGCCTTATGCCCTGCTCAGTCTGGCCGTGATGATCGTGCTGATGGTCAGTGGCCTGGTCTCCAACGTGCTCGCCGCGCTGATCGCTTGCCTGCTGATGGGCGCCTTCCGTTGCATCGACCTGGACAGTGCCTACCGCTCGATCCATTGGCCAACGCTGATTCTCATCGTCGGCATGCTGCCCTTCGCCCAGGCTCTGCAGCAGACTGGCGGCATCGATCTGGCCGTGCATGGCCTGGTCGCCCTGCTCGGCGATGCCGGCCCTTACGCCATTCTCGCCAGCCTGTTCGCCGCCACCGCGCTGATCGGCCTGTTCATTTCCAATACGGCGACTGCCGTGCTGATGGGGCCGGTAGCCATCGCCACGGCGCAGACGCTGGGCGTGTCGCCCTACCCCTTTGCCTTGACGGTTGCACTGGCGGCCTCGGCAGCGTTCATGACGCCGATTTCCTCACCGGTGAACACCCTGGTGCTGGGGCCAGGCCAGTACCACTTTGGCGATTTCGTGCGAGTTGGCGTGCCCTTCACCATTCTGGTGATGATCGTCAGCGTGCTGCTGGTGCCGCTGATTTTCCCACTCTGAACAGGCTCAGGCTGCGCCGCGAAAGAAGCGGCGCCCGGCGCGGCGCAACCAGCCGCCCTCGGAAACGTCGGCGCTCAGCCGGCGCAGGTTCTGATTGACCGCCTCGACGTAATTGCGGTCGTCGCTGCGGATATGGCTGAACAACCAGCGTCCCAGCATGCCCTTGAGCTCATCGGCAATGTCCTCACCACGATTGAAGCGCTCGCGGTAATCCTCCACACGCTTGATGAACAACGCGTGCACCCGCTTGTGCGCCTTGGTGAAGATGTAACCTGCCTCTTCGATCATCGCCTCCTCGAAGGCGAAGTGCGAGACGGTGTAGTCGATCAGTTCGTCGATCACCTCCCCAGCCTGCTCCTGGCTGGCAGCACGCTGAGCGGCATCCAGCTGATTGATCATCGCGACGATGCGCTTGTGCTGATCATCGATGACCCTGATGCCGGTATCGAGGTCGTCGCTCCAGTCCAGGTATGCCATGATGCCTCCTTGCTGCTGATCGATGGGGCGCGCAGTCTACGAGCACAGGCGAGCGAACCCCATTGACCTGGATCAACACAAGGCCCCCTGATTTATGGCCACTGGCCAGGTTTCGCTAAGCGCCACACAGATCGTTCCCGCGTTGGTGTGGGTTACGGTCTGCAAGCAAAGCGTGGGAAAATCCCGCGTCCGACTCCGCAGATCCCCACCATGCCCCAGCCGCCAAAACGTCCACGCAAGCCAGCGCCTGCTGCCGTAAAAACAGCACCGAACAAAGGCGAGCTGCATCCGCGTAATCGTCATCAGGGGCGCTACGACTTCCCCGCGCTGATCAAGGTCAGCCCCGAGCTGGGACACTTCGTCATCACCAACCCGTACGGCAAACCCAGCATCGACTTCGCCAACCCGGCCGCGGTCAAGGTGTTCAATCGCGCGCTGCTGCGTCAGTACTACGGTATCGAGCACTGGGATATTCCTGAAGGCTATCTGTGCCCGCCAATCCCCGGCCGTGCCGATTACCTGCACAACCTCGCCGACCTGCTGGCGACCGATAATGACGGGCAGACTCCCCGTGGCGAGAACCTGCGCGCGCTGGATATCGGCGTCGGCGCCAACTGCATCTATCCGCTGATTGGTTGCTGCGAATACGGCTGGCATTTCGTCGGTGCGGACATCGCCGCCGAGGCACTGGCCTCGGCCCGCGCCATCGTGCAGAACAACGCGCAGTTGGCGGGCGCGATCGAGCTGCGCCAACAGGCCAATGCCGAGCACATCTTCCTCGGCCTGCTGCAAAGTGATGAGCGCTTCGACCTGAGCCTGTGCAATCCGCCCTTTCACACCTCTGCCGCCGAGGCCAGCAGCGGCAGCACGCGCAAATGGCGCAACCCCGGCAAGCTCGACCCCAAGCGCAAGCTACCGGTACTCAACTTTGGCGGCCAGGCGGCCGAACTCTGGTGCCCGGGGGGTGAGGCAGAATTTCTCAAGCGCATGGCCAGCGAAAGCGCGCAGGTGGCTGATCAGGTGTTGTGGTTCAGCAGCCTGGTGTCCAAGAGCAGCAATGTGCAACTGCTGCAAGGCTGGCTGGCCAAGGCCGGTGCTGTCGAGGTGAGGATTCTCGGCATGTCTCAGGGACAGAAGCAGAGCCGCCTGGTGGCCTGGACGTTCAAGGATGCGCAGCAGCGTAGTGCCTGGCGCGACAACCGTTGGCGCTGAGGCAGTCCGCAACGATCTCGTAACCGGTAGCAACGGCGGACTGTTCGCTGGCGCTCCTGAGTCCACCCTACGCTCTGAGTCCGCCCTCAGCCGTTACCAGGGCAACCAGCCGCCCAGACCAAGCCAAAGCCCCGCCACCGTCATACTCAACAACGTTACCGGCACACCGCTGCGCGCATAGTCGACGAAACCAAGGCTGACACCCTGGCGCTTCGCGCCTTCGGCAACGATCAGGTTGACCACGCTGCCGATCAGCAGCAGGTTGCCGGCCAGGGTCGACATCACCGCCAGGCCGATCAGTACCGAGTGGGACAGCTCCGGCATTAGCCCCAGCAGCAACACCACGAACGGTACGTTGCCGATCAGGTTGCCCGCCACCAGCGACGAGGCCGCCAGCGACCACACGCCCTGCGGCAGCAAACCATGCTCGGCCAGCCAGGCGGCGCCTTGCGCCAGCTGCGGCAATTGCAGCGCCGCACCGCTGACCAGGAACAGGCCGACGAACAACAGCAGCAGGTTCCAATCCACCTTGTTCACGTAGTCGCGACTGTCCACCCGGCGCGACACCATCACCAGCACCGCCACCAGCAATGCCGACAACTCGCGCGGCAAGGCCGTGGCGAACAATGCCAGCAAGGCCAGGCTGGCCAACAATGGTTTGAGGTAGCTGTGTGCGCCGTAGATGTGCTCGACTGGGGTGTCCTCCACGGCCAATGGCCTGGCCTCGCCCCAGTGGCGGTGCCATTGCAGCCAGATCACCGCATAGACGATGGCCATGGCCACCAGCGCGGGCGGCCCGGCCACGGCGACATAGCCCCAGAAATCCAGGCCCCCGGCCTGACCGATGAGAATGTTCTGCGGGTTGCCGATCAGGCTGGCAGCGGAGCCGGCATTACACGACAGCGCCAGCGCCAGCAGGAACGGCCGCGGCTCCAGCCCACGCAGATGTAGGCTGCGGCAGAGCAGCGGGGTCAGGGCGAAGGCGACGATATCGTTGACCAGAATGGCCGAGAGAAAACCGCCCAGCATCACCACACCCGCCAACAGCACCGCGGGCCGCTCGGCGTGCTCGGTCAGGTAGCGATTGAGCCAGGCGTATACACCAGAGAAGTCGAACTGCGCGGAAACCAGCATCAACGCCAGCAGCAGCAACAACGCCCCTGGGTCGAGATGATGCGCCGCGTCATTCATGCTCAGCGCGCCGCTGACCAGCAGCACGACAGCCGCGAAGCAGGCGATCCAGCTGCGGTCGATGCGCAGCCCGCGAATGCCACCGGCCGCCATGCCCACATAGGTCAGGACGAATAAACCAATGGTCAACCAGGCAGCGAAGGTCATGCGGTATCCACCCGAACGGATGTACGAAAGAAGCAGCGGACTCTAGCGATGCGAATGCATGACGGGAATAGCGCGCTGCATATTTTTATCGTCACTCAGGGTCGCGCCAGATAAGCCGCCACAAGCGCCTGGTAGACCGACGACTCTCGCTGAATTGCCACCTCGGCCCAGATGCTCTCGGCCAATGCCGGATCGCGCACCAGCAGCGCATCGGACAGCATCAGGTAATAGGGCTTTTCTTCCAGCAATTGCGGCAATTTTTCTATCTGGCGTGCCAACTGCGGATGGCCCTGCAACACGAAATCACCGCGTTGAGTCTGTAGTGCCACCGCCTCGACACGGCCATGAATGAGCATCTGCAACAGTGCCAGCGGATCACGACTGGACTCATCGACCTGCGCACCTTGCGCCAGCAGCAGATCACGAATGGAAAAACCACTGAGCGAGCCGACGCGCCCATTGAGTTGGTCGAAGCGCTGACCATCCCAGGACACGGCGCTCCCCACTCGGCGATACAGGGTGTAGCGCGAGGTATGCAGACGCCTGAGCACGTCTGGCCGGCCCTCGGCATCCGTTGGGTAATGCCCCATGCGCAGGCGCTCGGTCTTGAAACTGGCCGCGAAGGCGCCGTCGTAAAGGCCTTGCTCCAACCCTGCCAGGCAACGCTTCCAGGGCACCGAAACGTAGATGACCTGCAGCCCGAGCGACTGCTCCACCAGGCCCAGCAT
Protein-coding regions in this window:
- a CDS encoding ABC transporter permease, whose product is MSLFSLFGALEIGLIFSLVALGVFISFRLLRFPDLTVDGSFPLGGAVCAVLIANGTDPFLATLIATAAGALAGVVTAVLNVHLKIMDLLASILMMIALYSINLRIMGRPNIPLIMEPTIFTVLQPEWLIDYIARPLILLVVVIGAKLALDSYFATQQGLAIRATGSNPRMARSQGVNTGAMVILGMAISNALVALAGSLFAQTQGGADISMGIGTIVIGLAAVIVGESILPARRLFYLTLAVILGAIVYRFFIALALNSDFIGLQAQDLNLVTAVLVVIALVIPLAKKRLARRRHI
- a CDS encoding ABC transporter ATP-binding protein, with protein sequence MLSAQNLKITFNPGTPIETRALQGLSLDIPSGQFVTVIGTNGAGKSTFLNAVSGDLPVDSGTIMIDEQDVTRLPVWSRAQRVARVFQDPMAGTCEDLTIEENMALAQQRGQRRGLGRAVRASMREGFRESLATLGLGLENRLSDRIGLLSGGQRQAVSLLMAALQPSRILLLDEHTAALDPRTADFVLQLTARIVAEKQLTTMMVTHSMRQALDVGDRTVMLHQGQVVLDVSGEQRKGLDVPDLLQMFEKVRGEKLADDALLLS
- a CDS encoding helix-turn-helix transcriptional regulator codes for the protein MSTMQTAKGDLLVREAMHFSRDFLGVSGALFYWVDRRRQEMQVLETLDVPPGFLEQYRRGMQPFDPMCVSRMLARHDSVGVLSIARESQNRAEMRHYQGYLDTYGVLDTVDLMFWGEHAAFGGIGFLRTLGDPPIKVDTTGLVALQRLLQASFSAHPHVRQLQLEQRLDACGLSVRERQVAALIGAGASNREIAEAMNITLATAKTYVVRIFEKLNIDSRTALVAFMGQLN
- a CDS encoding phytanoyl-CoA dioxygenase family protein, whose protein sequence is MTLNRLPTTATAEQISQSLREHGYVIVDELASAEQMDRIAAEMAPYIQDTAYGKDNFIGHQTKRTGSLIARSPAARELVMHPSVLGATELFLAHASTFQLHLTQIISVFPGSPAQMLHQDELAWDFFPFPDDYQVQCNLLWAMTDYTEENGATRIVPGSQFVGRKQKYTEEQSIAAVMKRGSALFYTGKIYHGAGSNRSDAIRQAINITYAVGWVRQEENQYLSCPREIAQTLPDDLLKVMGYQYGCFALGYTRDFEDPLTALRDDVAPVAMSIELVDAQRADNGGSFRHNLQSESA
- a CDS encoding RidA family protein, with the translated sequence MITRNTPEIGYLGQDVFEAFAFHQSVRAGDTLYLSGIAPLRGNLESLELVGEGDIGAQLDFVLDILDRCLQAEGLERRHLVTWTFYTTDIQALSAVIPARLGPWVGAHRPSSTTLEIQGMIHPAQQLEVTAIAMATP
- a CDS encoding APC family permease, coding for MNDSTVAQSAAKPHALSGNLGIVPIVMMVVATAAPLTVMVANTPLMIGLGNGAAAPFDALAAMLIMFMFAVGFVALSRHIGNAGAFYACIQKGLGRVVGLGAATLAMISYSLFMLAIGTYVGYASSELLDSLFGIAPPWWQLTLAAIVVIGVLGYRRIEMSSKFLGVALILEIAVVLVIDLLVVADKGIAGLPLESFQPEHILSGSPGLGILFAIYSFIGFESTVIYREEARNPERTIPIATYTAVFSVGIFYVLSMWCAVAGIGVEQIVAFANEHPGDMYLLLAEQHLGKAFSDVIQVLLITSLFACMLSLHNIVVRYQYILGKYSVLPARCSRIHEQHGSPYIASLLQSAFALVGILLLTLAGLDPVTQIYAWGATAGTIGYMVILALTSLAVLVYFKRSGSDTRLWHTRIAPLGGLIGILACLAIAIANLPMLIGGDDADDIAKLMGLGVACAFALGSISALLLKGRAPERYLALRELA
- a CDS encoding helix-turn-helix domain-containing protein, with product MDVSKTKTSFYRRLYVAWLIDSGQATNVPALMEATGMPRRTAQDTLTALADLDIDCPFQQADGERNNAGHYLIRDWGPIDRQWIAANLQQIKTTLGYP
- a CDS encoding SLC13 family permease; translation: MNPDLLWTLALLAGAVTLFIIGKPRMDVVALLVLVALPLSGVLTVQQSLSGFSDPNVILIAALFVIGTALVRTGIAYRLGDWLVKKAGSSETRLLILLMLAAAGLGSVMSSTGVVAIFIPVVLGVAARLRISPARLMMPLAFAGLISGMLTLVATAPNLVIHAELRRAGLEGFGFFSMTPVGLAILVLGIGYMLLTRRWLQHGDAQGNAAAPRLTLTDLAQAYNLEERERRLRLQSGSPLANQPLNELELRRQYGINVIAVERQGKFRTLLLMATGNTQLQPGDVLLVDLISPSIALLGIYQTLGLEPMPLPHSYYSVHAHELGLAEVAMPPESQLIGKTIQELGFRSQHKLNVVGLRRHGQALEGVLVDERLKASDTLLVAGEWKAIRRLQGLSRDFLVLSLPAEVDEVAPAARKAPYALLSLAVMIVLMVSGLVSNVLAALIACLLMGAFRCIDLDSAYRSIHWPTLILIVGMLPFAQALQQTGGIDLAVHGLVALLGDAGPYAILASLFAATALIGLFISNTATAVLMGPVAIATAQTLGVSPYPFALTVALAASAAFMTPISSPVNTLVLGPGQYHFGDFVRVGVPFTILVMIVSVLLVPLIFPL
- a CDS encoding bacteriohemerythrin, which translates into the protein MAYLDWSDDLDTGIRVIDDQHKRIVAMINQLDAAQRAASQEQAGEVIDELIDYTVSHFAFEEAMIEEAGYIFTKAHKRVHALFIKRVEDYRERFNRGEDIADELKGMLGRWLFSHIRSDDRNYVEAVNQNLRRLSADVSEGGWLRRAGRRFFRGAA
- the rlmF gene encoding 23S rRNA (adenine(1618)-N(6))-methyltransferase RlmF, with amino-acid sequence MPQPPKRPRKPAPAAVKTAPNKGELHPRNRHQGRYDFPALIKVSPELGHFVITNPYGKPSIDFANPAAVKVFNRALLRQYYGIEHWDIPEGYLCPPIPGRADYLHNLADLLATDNDGQTPRGENLRALDIGVGANCIYPLIGCCEYGWHFVGADIAAEALASARAIVQNNAQLAGAIELRQQANAEHIFLGLLQSDERFDLSLCNPPFHTSAAEASSGSTRKWRNPGKLDPKRKLPVLNFGGQAAELWCPGGEAEFLKRMASESAQVADQVLWFSSLVSKSSNVQLLQGWLAKAGAVEVRILGMSQGQKQSRLVAWTFKDAQQRSAWRDNRWR